A genome region from Arachis duranensis cultivar V14167 chromosome 8, aradu.V14167.gnm2.J7QH, whole genome shotgun sequence includes the following:
- the LOC107460293 gene encoding LOW QUALITY PROTEIN: probable sodium/metabolite cotransporter BASS3, chloroplastic (The sequence of the model RefSeq protein was modified relative to this genomic sequence to represent the inferred CDS: deleted 1 base in 1 codon), with product MLSLSMAGTSCSFQVPSIPLLRHGTRTNSTLTINSLAFARTCGSFSASASVSKGVSVLSFACSTLHFKWRVGFLRRHANASFLPSGVDGSAVAEVGEKNWSQLLSALLPFVVAATAVAALVQPSTFTWVSKGLYAPALGGIMLSIGIKLSLDDFALAFKRPLPLSLGFIAQYVLKPALGVLIAKVFGVSRMFYAGFILMSCVSGAQLSSYASYLSKGDVALSILLTSSTTIASVIFTPLLTELLIGSVVPVDAISMSKSILQVVLGPVTLGLLLNAYAKPVVSVLQPVMPFVAMICTSMCIGSPLALNRSQILSVEGLRLVFPILIFHSVAFTLGYWFSDNPSWRQEEQVSKTISLCTGMQSSTLAGLLATQFLGSSQTVPAACSVVVMAIMGLCLASFWGSGFRIRDLFSLFSLRTNYTVKA from the exons ATGCTCTCTCTCTCCATGGCCGGAACCTCCTGCTCCTTTCAAGTTCCCTCAATTCCCCTTTTACGTCACGGAACTCGCACCAATTCCACTTTAACCATCAATTCTCTCGCTTTCGCTCGCACTTGTGGCTCCttttctgcttctgcttcagTTTCGAAGGGTGTCTCCGTTTTGAGCTTCGCGTGCTCGACGTTGCACTTCAAGTGGAGGGTTGGGTTCCTCCGGAGGCACGCTAACGCTTCGTTTCTTCCTTCTGGGGTTGATGGAAGTGCCGTCGCTGAAGTTGGAGAAAAGAATTGGTCTCAGCTTTTGTCCGCATTACTTCCTTTCGTTGTTGCAGCCACTGCAGTTGCCGCTCTTGTTCAACCTTCCACTTTCACTTG GGTATCTAAAGGGTTATATGCACCTGCACTTGGTGGGATTATGTTGTCCATTGGGATAAAACTATCCTTAGATGATTTTGCTCTTGCATTTAAAAG ACCTCTACCACTTTCATTAGGGTTTATTGCGCAATATGTGCTGAAACCTGCCCTTGGTGTTTTGATTGCAAAGGTTTTTGGTGTCTCTAGAATGTTCTATGCTGGATTTATCCTCATGTCTTGTGTTTCAGGGGCTCAGCTATCCAGCTATGCCAGTTATTTAAGCAAAGGGgatgtggccctaagcattctTCTCACAAGCTCTACCACTATTGCATCAGTTATTTTTACCCCCCTATTAACTGAGCTTCTGATCGGATCAGTAGTCCCAGTTGATGCAATTTCCATGTCAAAGTCCATACTACAG GTTGTTCTTGGACCAGTTACACTTGGTCttcttctcaatgcatatgCAAAGCCAGTTGTATCTGTTCTTCAGCCTGTGATGCCCTTTGTTGCTATGATATGTACTTCCATGTGCATTGGAAGCCCTCTTGCTCTAAACCGAAGTCAAATTTTGTCTGTTGAAGGACTCCGATTGGTTTTCCCaata ttaatatttcattCTGTTGCCTTCACTTTAGGATATTGGTTCTCAGACAATCCGTCTTGGAG GCAGGAAGAACAGGTAAGCAAGACGATTTCATTATGCACTGGGATGCAGAGCTCCACACTTGCAGGGCTTCTAGCCACCCAGTTTTTGGGAAGTAGTCAGACGGTTCCAGCTGCATGTTCTGTTGTCGTAATGGCTATAATGGGTCTCTGCCTTGCCTCCTTCTGGGGAAGCGGCTTTCGAATTAGAGACCTGTTCTCACTATTTTCCCTGAGAACCAATTACACTGTCAAGGCTTAA